GTTTTTACCTCATCAACTTTAATTTTAGTTAGCAAATGAtactaatttttgtttgatggttgatgatttattttaattttagtttaatttaattttaattttaatggtTGATTGGGCATTGAACTATGGCGAAGGTAGCtctcgaatgttttttttttcggtactGATAACATACAGTTTCGGTGGCATTCGTTCATTGACGCCATACATCTgaatttcttcaagtttaCTTGTCCTCTGAATTGCTTTTGTTAGGGTCCTTCCTAGTCCTTAATTACGAAACTCTAAGCTGAAATAGAATTGTGAACCTATAGCGCACTTCttagatacttacttagatggcccatcttcactcgacgtgcgggccccagcatctcttccactcgtttcgttccctcgccattgtcatccaagatgttctcaagcttcgtgagtgacgatgacgaggtccttgagccgtatccagctgagctctcagctggtccatccgtgcagcgaacacgtcactccatctcgttggcggtctccctcgggggcgtttagcgtcccttgggatccactctagcgttcttttagtccatctatcgtcgattcttctcatgatgtgaccggcccatctatgttttgctttcgatacatattccgctgggtcgcgaagacgggacattcctcttaagtcagagctacgaagaccggcatggtgttgtgtgcgccggttaaacttcaggagacatctctcaagggctctgtgggtagtaagtagcttcctagacgtggctgcggtgtctgcccacgtctccgctgcgtaacagagcgctggaaggactgtcgagtcgaacagatgggcacgaagatcatggtccgtcagttggtccgtagcttccctgacggctgcgaatgctgcccatgctgctctcattcttctattcagttcttccttcaagtcgttttccatgttcatagaacgtccaaggtatacgtatga
The Necator americanus strain Aroian chromosome I, whole genome shotgun sequence genome window above contains:
- a CDS encoding hypothetical protein (NECATOR_CHRI.G3923.T1), yielding MDNEITILGRKGIRVDGRFLSNLRFADDIVLFSSSTNEAETMLNELNEAGKRIGLRINRKKTQFMKNAHCEDGGVQLEGSQIVETPSYVYLGRSMNMENDLKEELNRRMRAAWAAFAAVREATDQLTDHDLRAHLFDSTVLPALCYAAETWADTAATSRKLLTTHRALERCLLKFNRRTQHHAGLRSSDLRGMSRLRDPAEYVSKAKHRWAGHIMRRIDDRWTKRTLEWIPRDAKRPRGRPPTRWSDVFAARMDQLRAQLDTAQGPRHRHSRSLRTSWMTMARERNEWKRCWGPHVE